In Chengkuizengella sediminis, a single window of DNA contains:
- a CDS encoding DUF5693 family protein, producing MLKTLTNMNPFMNKVLWILVVIGMIAAVPLGMIRYTAENTSNQVEIVLDYKDILHIAEYEPNPQSFIEEQLTQIKEAGITSLAVFESNLEDLESNGRVELFSSYEASLIEGVQPDPNENFTYVLFPDIVTDIKIRPIIEQAFRQLDINVLDWNLLDQTGMVIESPKATAIIEPMDPDPMIMDELIKAGFQIVVRISDNRPYDPVHMEKLMDQFSKQGVFRIIFTGDAVTGYEEELNQGSLTHMSELMNKHYIGFAINEFSAKEKGLNQLAYLTDYNVVRLHSILDAESVFSPTKLSDRLVLAVTDRNIRMIYLNVNIQKDEMKAEVVNSLGNIYESLTGPDGAIERIQNEGFQIGIAGPFEYGNADWQKFAKLILWVGAVALIAITISRFVPILLTPIFVLGMIGSAGLFVLNSSLLLQAAALGAAISAPTLGIITVIQQLRKESLQVVSPIKSTILLFISATGISLIGAFYVVGLLNAATYMLVLEQFRGVSVLHLAPIFLAFVYYVFYGKEGGLRNVLKQVKKLFMMDLKVGYVIIAVFLLGTAFYYLTRTGNSGQVSSIELVFRYFLENVLGVRPRLKEFGLGHPMLLLGLYFALKYRKGLFLLIIGVIGQLSIVDTFAHLHTPMLISSIRVLYGLIFGVMIGLILIIIWEMLVRGWKKWSPLLDD from the coding sequence TTGCTAAAAACACTTACAAATATGAACCCTTTCATGAACAAAGTTCTTTGGATTCTTGTGGTGATCGGTATGATTGCCGCAGTTCCATTGGGAATGATTCGTTATACAGCAGAAAATACGTCCAATCAAGTTGAAATTGTTTTAGATTACAAAGACATATTACATATAGCAGAATACGAACCTAACCCTCAAAGTTTTATTGAAGAGCAATTAACACAGATCAAAGAAGCGGGTATAACATCCCTCGCAGTATTTGAAAGTAACTTAGAAGACTTAGAGTCGAACGGGCGAGTGGAGTTGTTTTCCTCTTATGAAGCATCATTAATTGAAGGGGTTCAACCAGACCCGAATGAAAACTTCACCTATGTTTTGTTTCCTGATATAGTCACAGACATTAAAATACGTCCAATAATTGAACAAGCTTTTAGACAGTTGGATATTAACGTGCTTGATTGGAACCTTCTTGATCAAACAGGTATGGTGATTGAATCTCCAAAAGCAACTGCCATCATTGAACCGATGGATCCAGATCCGATGATCATGGACGAATTAATCAAAGCTGGATTTCAAATTGTTGTACGTATTTCAGATAATCGACCATATGATCCTGTACATATGGAAAAATTGATGGATCAGTTTAGCAAACAGGGCGTGTTCAGAATTATTTTTACAGGTGATGCGGTTACTGGTTATGAGGAAGAATTAAACCAAGGTTCATTAACACATATGTCTGAACTTATGAACAAGCACTATATAGGATTTGCAATAAACGAGTTTTCTGCCAAAGAAAAAGGCTTGAATCAATTAGCTTATTTAACAGATTATAATGTGGTACGTCTTCATTCTATATTAGATGCAGAATCCGTGTTCTCTCCTACTAAATTATCTGATCGGCTTGTATTAGCCGTTACGGATCGAAATATTCGAATGATTTATTTAAATGTGAATATACAAAAAGACGAGATGAAAGCGGAAGTTGTCAATTCACTTGGCAATATTTATGAGAGTTTAACAGGACCTGACGGAGCTATCGAACGTATTCAGAACGAAGGTTTTCAAATTGGCATCGCTGGACCGTTTGAATATGGAAATGCAGACTGGCAAAAATTCGCAAAGCTTATCTTGTGGGTTGGAGCGGTTGCACTCATCGCAATAACGATATCAAGGTTTGTACCTATCTTGCTTACACCGATTTTTGTATTGGGTATGATAGGTTCTGCTGGACTATTTGTTTTAAACTCATCCCTTTTATTACAGGCAGCAGCGTTAGGTGCAGCAATTTCAGCACCAACTTTAGGTATTATTACAGTCATACAACAATTAAGAAAAGAATCTTTGCAGGTCGTTTCACCCATTAAATCAACTATTCTTTTATTTATTTCGGCAACAGGAATTTCACTTATCGGAGCTTTTTATGTTGTCGGACTACTGAATGCTGCTACTTATATGCTCGTTTTAGAACAGTTTAGAGGAGTAAGCGTGCTTCACCTTGCACCTATCTTTTTGGCTTTTGTATATTATGTGTTTTATGGAAAAGAAGGTGGTTTACGAAATGTTTTAAAGCAAGTTAAGAAGTTATTTATGATGGATTTAAAAGTAGGTTATGTGATTATAGCAGTATTCCTTTTGGGAACTGCATTTTATTACTTAACTAGAACAGGAAATAGTGGACAAGTTTCCTCCATTGAATTAGTTTTTAGATATTTTCTAGAAAATGTACTTGGAGTAAGACCTCGATTAAAGGAATTTGGCTTAGGTCATCCAATGTTATTACTGGGTTTATATTTTGCTTTAAAATACCGAAAAGGGCTATTTCTACTCATTATTGGAGTCATTGGACAGTTATCGATCGTGGATACTTTTGCTCATTTACATACACCTATGCTGATTTCAAGTATTCGTGTTTTATATGGTTTAATATTTGGCGTAATGATCGGTTTAATATTGATTATAATTTGGGAAATGCTAGTAAGGGGTTGGAAAAAGTGGAGTCCTCTGTTAGACGATTAG
- a CDS encoding phospho-sugar mutase, with translation MSSDQGLEIKAIENYKSWLQDPMITEETKQELRSIENDAKEIEDRFYKDLEFGTGGLRGVIGAGTNRINIYTVGKATQGLAQFILESQSQNATHEKSAVIAYDSRHQSPEFALEAALVLAGNGIKAYLYESLRTTPELSFAVRELKATAGIVITASHNPPEYNGYKAYGSDGGQLIPGDAKKVIHYIRQIDSLDQVKKSSKDEAEKAQLLISIGKEMDKKFIQAITSVSLNTNTIKQMSEPLKVVFTPLHGTGNIPVRESLKQIGITEVHVVKEQELPDPNFTTVKSPNPEEKDAFALAIQKADEIQADIIVGTDPDCDRMGAVVKNKQGSYEVLTGNQAGALILNYLLSNLKEQGELPDNGVMIKTIVTSELGEKIASYYGLKTLNTLTGFKYIGEKMTQFEKTGEATYVFGYEESYGYLAGTHARDKDAVVASMLICEAAAYYKSQGKTLYDVLFEIYEQFGTFLEVLHSRTLKGKAGMEQIQTIMNDWRTNPPQQLMNTSVTEVLDYEKGINELPKENVLKYKLADGSWFCLRPSGTEPKIKVYIAVNRQSKEEAQIVLDQLSEVIMNKVDGNKG, from the coding sequence ATGAGTTCAGATCAAGGGTTAGAAATAAAAGCAATTGAAAATTATAAATCGTGGTTACAGGATCCAATGATTACAGAAGAGACTAAACAGGAATTACGCAGTATTGAAAATGATGCTAAGGAAATTGAAGATCGTTTTTATAAGGATTTAGAATTTGGTACAGGTGGATTAAGAGGTGTCATTGGAGCAGGAACCAATCGAATCAATATTTATACCGTGGGTAAAGCTACACAAGGACTGGCTCAATTTATATTGGAATCACAATCACAAAATGCAACTCATGAAAAATCTGCGGTGATCGCTTATGATTCTAGACACCAATCTCCAGAATTTGCTTTGGAGGCAGCACTTGTATTAGCAGGCAACGGCATTAAAGCGTATTTGTATGAGTCTTTACGTACAACGCCAGAGTTGTCCTTTGCCGTACGTGAATTAAAGGCAACCGCAGGAATTGTGATTACAGCAAGTCACAATCCTCCAGAATATAACGGATATAAAGCGTATGGATCAGATGGTGGACAGCTTATACCAGGTGATGCGAAAAAAGTAATACATTACATCCGTCAAATTGATTCCCTTGATCAGGTGAAAAAGAGTTCAAAGGATGAAGCAGAAAAGGCTCAATTGTTAATTTCTATTGGAAAAGAAATGGATAAGAAATTTATTCAAGCCATTACTTCTGTGAGTTTAAATACAAATACGATTAAACAAATGTCTGAACCACTAAAGGTGGTTTTTACGCCATTACATGGTACGGGTAATATTCCAGTAAGAGAATCATTAAAACAAATTGGTATTACTGAAGTACACGTTGTGAAAGAGCAGGAACTGCCCGATCCAAACTTTACGACCGTAAAATCACCAAATCCAGAGGAAAAGGATGCATTTGCATTAGCGATCCAAAAAGCAGATGAGATACAAGCGGACATTATCGTGGGAACCGACCCAGATTGTGATCGTATGGGAGCGGTTGTGAAAAACAAACAAGGTTCATATGAAGTGCTGACGGGAAATCAAGCAGGTGCACTTATTTTAAATTATCTATTAAGTAATTTAAAAGAGCAAGGTGAGCTCCCAGATAATGGAGTTATGATCAAAACGATTGTTACGAGTGAATTAGGGGAAAAAATTGCAAGCTACTACGGATTAAAAACATTAAATACATTAACAGGTTTTAAATATATTGGTGAGAAAATGACCCAGTTTGAAAAAACGGGTGAAGCAACTTATGTATTTGGATATGAGGAAAGTTATGGTTATTTAGCAGGCACACATGCACGTGATAAAGATGCTGTCGTTGCGTCCATGTTAATTTGTGAAGCAGCTGCTTATTATAAATCACAAGGTAAAACATTATACGATGTTCTATTTGAAATCTATGAACAATTCGGTACATTTTTAGAGGTATTACATTCCAGAACGTTAAAAGGCAAAGCTGGGATGGAGCAAATTCAAACAATTATGAACGATTGGAGAACAAATCCACCGCAACAATTGATGAATACCTCCGTTACTGAAGTTTTAGATTATGAAAAAGGGATAAACGAGTTACCAAAAGAAAATGTATTGAAATATAAATTAGCAGATGGATCATGGTTTTGTTTAAGACCATCTGGAACAGAGCCCAAAATAAAAGTGTATATCGCAGTAAACAGACAGTCAAAAGAAGAAGCGCAGATCGTTTTAGACCAGTTGTCAGAAGTCATCATGAATAAAGTAGACGGAAATAAGGGTTAG
- the fabZ gene encoding 3-hydroxyacyl-ACP dehydratase FabZ: protein MLDINQIQQIIPHRYPFLLVDRILEVQEGKKAIGIKNVTMNEPFFEGHFPDYPVMPGVLITEALAQVGAVAILKMEENQGKIGFLAGLDKFRFRGQVTPGDTLRLEVEIIRAKGSIGKGKAIASVDGKTVAEGEIMFAISNPEPAGEGDSK, encoded by the coding sequence ATGTTAGATATCAATCAAATTCAACAAATTATTCCACACCGTTATCCATTTTTATTAGTGGATCGTATTTTAGAGGTGCAAGAAGGTAAAAAAGCGATAGGAATTAAAAATGTCACCATGAACGAACCTTTCTTTGAAGGACATTTTCCTGATTATCCAGTTATGCCAGGTGTATTAATTACTGAAGCGTTAGCTCAAGTAGGTGCCGTAGCTATTTTAAAAATGGAAGAAAACCAAGGGAAAATCGGCTTTTTAGCAGGATTAGATAAATTTCGTTTTCGTGGACAAGTTACACCAGGGGATACACTGCGACTTGAAGTAGAAATTATACGTGCTAAAGGCAGCATTGGTAAAGGGAAAGCAATCGCTTCCGTAGATGGAAAAACCGTTGCTGAAGGCGAGATTATGTTTGCGATCTCAAATCCTGAACCAGCAGGTGAAGGGGACAGCAAATGA
- a CDS encoding CDP-alcohol phosphatidyltransferase family protein: MNLPNLITLFRFTLIPVYLILFFSDKMMIAFIVVVAAILSDILDGYIARKREMITEVGIMLDPLADKLMMITVFISLLYEQLIPWQAAIAIFLRDIGMVIGGFFYHFQGKKTVPANVMGKLTTILYYSAIFFIILNLKFSVSFLWIVIIFSFITSIIYIFQFKSLNQNIPKKVN, from the coding sequence ATGAATCTACCTAATTTGATTACGTTGTTTCGTTTTACTCTCATTCCAGTCTACTTAATTTTATTTTTTAGCGATAAAATGATGATAGCCTTTATTGTTGTTGTGGCTGCCATTTTAAGTGATATTTTAGATGGTTACATTGCTCGTAAAAGAGAAATGATAACAGAGGTCGGTATCATGCTTGATCCATTGGCAGATAAACTAATGATGATTACTGTATTCATTTCTCTCTTGTATGAACAACTCATACCATGGCAAGCAGCGATAGCCATATTTTTGAGGGATATTGGAATGGTGATCGGCGGTTTTTTTTATCACTTTCAAGGAAAAAAAACCGTACCCGCAAATGTGATGGGGAAACTGACAACGATTTTATACTACTCCGCCATTTTTTTTATCATACTCAACTTAAAATTTTCCGTATCTTTTCTCTGGATCGTCATCATTTTTTCGTTTATAACTTCGATTATTTACATATTTCAGTTTAAGTCACTAAATCAGAATATACCCAAGAAAGTGAATTAA
- a CDS encoding DNA-directed RNA polymerase subunit beta — translation MDTNANATKTAKKKKKTSPKPAKTTLKILRFFLVPVLCIIALYVGVLIGYVILGGESASDVLDVQTWKHLISLIFADR, via the coding sequence ATGGATACAAATGCAAATGCAACGAAAACAGCTAAAAAAAAGAAAAAAACTTCACCTAAACCGGCAAAAACTACATTAAAAATTTTAAGGTTTTTTCTTGTTCCTGTTTTATGTATCATTGCCCTCTATGTCGGTGTTTTAATCGGTTATGTTATACTTGGCGGTGAATCAGCCTCCGATGTTTTGGATGTCCAAACATGGAAACATTTAATTAGTTTGATTTTTGCGGATCGATAA
- a CDS encoding flagellar hook-basal body protein, whose amino-acid sequence MNKSMINAMVSMQTLQQKLNIQSHNVANINTTGYKKLEASFQDLLTTRVNQVDDFSLEGRKSSLGVQEGVGIRMSNPYLKTEQGPVTNTNISTDLAIQGDGFFEVGTLDGEDRLFTRNGSFQLVPSSDHLDELYLATSQGQFVKNSENEPISIPVNHDINIDDMGNVFAYNKSNPGEAPLELGQLKIVRVISPQYLQPVGDSLYTLNEDRLTDPSLVQEIDLNDNSNLTTNPDDKINIRILQGYLEQSNVNLSEEITEMMVTQRAFQLTSKAYSNAETMMKLAVNLRS is encoded by the coding sequence ATGAATAAATCCATGATTAACGCCATGGTTTCCATGCAAACTTTGCAACAAAAACTGAATATTCAATCTCATAATGTCGCGAATATAAATACAACAGGATATAAGAAATTAGAAGCCTCGTTTCAAGACCTGTTAACAACAAGAGTAAACCAAGTGGATGATTTTAGTTTAGAAGGTAGAAAGTCTTCTTTGGGTGTGCAAGAGGGAGTAGGAATTAGAATGTCTAATCCTTACCTCAAGACAGAACAAGGGCCGGTGACCAATACAAACATATCAACCGATTTGGCTATCCAAGGTGATGGTTTTTTTGAAGTTGGGACATTGGATGGTGAAGATCGGCTGTTTACTCGTAACGGTTCTTTCCAATTGGTACCTTCTTCAGATCATCTAGACGAATTATATTTAGCAACAAGTCAAGGACAGTTCGTGAAAAATAGCGAAAATGAACCCATTTCCATTCCAGTTAATCATGACATTAACATCGATGATATGGGGAATGTTTTTGCATATAATAAATCTAACCCTGGTGAAGCACCTTTAGAGTTAGGACAGTTAAAAATCGTTCGTGTTATATCTCCACAGTATTTACAGCCAGTAGGTGACAGTTTGTATACACTTAACGAAGACAGGTTGACGGATCCTAGTTTAGTTCAGGAAATTGATTTAAACGATAATAGCAACTTAACAACGAATCCTGATGATAAAATTAATATACGGATACTTCAAGGGTATTTAGAGCAATCAAATGTAAACTTATCGGAAGAAATTACAGAAATGATGGTTACACAAAGGGCATTTCAGTTAACTTCCAAAGCATATAGTAATGCTGAGACGATGATGAAGCTAGCAGTTAATTTAAGATCGTAG
- a CDS encoding flagellar hook-basal body protein gives MIKGLYTATAGMLTQQKRHDTITNNVSNINTPGFKEAVPISRSFPEIYISMIQKGTSNEVGSFHSGVMIEETVNVFTPGQMIETNRAEDLMISSNLQPVDENGNPYTDENGDLLEIQFDTFGKGITPDGQEVYQPEVFFTLWNADEEPRYIQNVKLFINDQKQLMTEEGFLFLGQDEQPITLFDDDLSVEQIQIQKNGQLLYNGEEVTDIVGQPITLLLSKVNNPHHMAREGNGVYSITDEKKASVTIIEGLEDQPIQVLQGFIEGSNVDAAQSMVDLTSAMRIYEANQQVIKMLDETLSKTVNEIGRVQ, from the coding sequence ATGATTAAAGGATTATACACAGCAACCGCAGGTATGCTTACACAGCAAAAAAGGCATGATACGATTACAAATAACGTATCTAATATAAATACACCAGGGTTTAAAGAAGCTGTGCCGATCTCTCGTTCTTTTCCAGAGATTTATATCTCTATGATTCAAAAAGGCACATCGAACGAAGTTGGCAGCTTTCATTCAGGAGTCATGATCGAAGAAACGGTGAATGTATTTACACCTGGACAAATGATAGAAACGAACCGTGCAGAAGATTTAATGATAAGCTCAAATCTTCAACCTGTTGATGAAAATGGTAATCCATATACAGATGAGAATGGGGATTTACTAGAAATTCAGTTTGATACTTTTGGCAAAGGAATAACACCTGATGGGCAAGAAGTGTATCAGCCAGAAGTCTTTTTTACATTATGGAACGCTGATGAGGAACCAAGATACATACAGAATGTGAAGTTATTTATTAACGATCAAAAACAATTAATGACAGAAGAAGGTTTTCTTTTTTTAGGTCAGGACGAACAACCGATCACTTTATTTGATGATGATCTTTCAGTAGAGCAAATTCAAATTCAAAAAAATGGTCAACTGTTATATAATGGGGAAGAGGTAACGGATATAGTAGGACAACCCATCACTTTGCTTCTCTCTAAAGTTAACAATCCACACCATATGGCTCGTGAGGGAAATGGTGTATACTCAATAACAGATGAAAAAAAAGCTTCTGTAACCATCATAGAGGGTCTAGAAGATCAACCTATTCAAGTTTTACAAGGATTTATCGAAGGATCTAATGTGGATGCGGCACAGTCGATGGTTGATTTAACCAGTGCAATGAGAATATATGAAGCAAATCAGCAAGTGATTAAGATGTTAGATGAGACGCTTAGTAAAACTGTAAACGAAATCGGACGAGTGCAGTAA
- the mreB gene encoding rod shape-determining protein MreB encodes MFNKDIGIDLGTANVLIHVKGRGVVLNEPSVVAVQSETKRVIEVGEPARKMVGRTPGNIIAIRPLKDGVIADFEITEVMLKGFISRIGGRKWYSHPRILICAPTNITSVEQKAIREAAQRSGAKDVFLEEEPKAAAIGAGMDIFQPSGNMVVDIGGGTTDIAVLSMGDVVASSSLKVAGDKLDIAIMKYVKDKYKILIGERTAEDVKVKIGTLDPERSNEEMDIRGRDLVSGLPLTVTITAKEVREALWDPVTAVVLSAKNVLEKTPPELAADIIDRGIILTGGGAMLHGLDVLMAEELKVPVLIADDPMGCVVKGTGIMLDNLDKMSKRKLG; translated from the coding sequence ATGTTCAATAAAGATATCGGTATAGATCTAGGAACTGCAAATGTTCTCATTCATGTTAAGGGGCGTGGCGTTGTTTTAAATGAGCCTTCTGTTGTCGCTGTACAAAGTGAAACAAAAAGAGTGATTGAAGTGGGGGAGCCTGCCAGGAAAATGGTAGGTAGAACCCCAGGTAATATTATTGCCATCCGACCTTTAAAAGATGGTGTTATCGCAGATTTTGAAATTACAGAGGTTATGCTTAAGGGTTTCATCTCTAGAATTGGAGGAAGGAAGTGGTATAGTCATCCTCGGATTTTAATTTGTGCGCCAACCAACATTACTTCTGTTGAACAAAAAGCTATTCGAGAAGCAGCACAGCGTAGTGGAGCTAAGGATGTTTTTCTTGAGGAAGAACCAAAAGCGGCAGCTATTGGTGCTGGGATGGATATTTTTCAACCTAGTGGAAACATGGTAGTGGATATTGGAGGAGGAACAACAGACATTGCTGTTTTATCTATGGGAGATGTCGTTGCTTCTTCTTCTCTTAAGGTAGCAGGGGATAAATTGGATATTGCGATCATGAAATATGTAAAAGATAAATATAAAATTTTGATTGGGGAACGTACTGCGGAAGATGTGAAAGTGAAAATAGGTACACTAGATCCTGAACGAAGCAATGAAGAGATGGATATTCGTGGCAGGGATTTAGTAAGCGGATTGCCTTTGACGGTAACGATAACAGCTAAAGAAGTAAGAGAAGCCTTGTGGGATCCGGTTACTGCGGTTGTTCTATCTGCAAAAAATGTTTTGGAAAAAACACCACCTGAATTAGCTGCGGACATTATTGATCGAGGTATTATATTAACTGGTGGCGGAGCTATGCTTCATGGATTAGATGTATTAATGGCAGAAGAATTAAAAGTACCTGTATTAATTGCAGATGATCCAATGGGATGTGTAGTTAAAGGAACAGGAATTATGCTGGACAACCTTGACAAAATGTCAAAAAGAAAATTAGGATAG
- the spoIIID gene encoding sporulation transcriptional regulator SpoIIID codes for MHDYIKERTIKIGRCIVETKKTVRTIAKEFGVSKSTVHKDLTERLPEINPELANQVKEILEYHKSVRHLRGGEATKIKYKKNKAKSASPS; via the coding sequence GTGCACGATTACATCAAAGAGCGAACCATTAAAATTGGTCGTTGCATTGTGGAAACTAAGAAGACGGTTCGTACGATAGCGAAAGAATTTGGAGTTTCAAAAAGTACGGTGCACAAGGATTTGACAGAAAGACTGCCCGAAATTAACCCGGAATTGGCCAACCAAGTCAAAGAAATTTTAGAGTATCACAAATCAGTTCGCCATTTAAGAGGGGGTGAAGCGACAAAGATCAAATACAAAAAAAATAAAGCAAAATCCGCCTCACCTTCGTAA
- a CDS encoding M23 family metallopeptidase, with protein MNDNKKENQHEQTPENKEGATNVQAGSWKRFFGKKWVFPAMYMAAVVLIVSFMVYFQTNDQTSLTDPELGLEVSEEITNPGSESQTGLDVPVTVSAESIAWPVEKRDDLEIIRHFYDENGDNESKQAAVVEFDGTMTPSVGVSLSHPDDETFDVLAALSGKVTRIEKIPVAGNIVEITHEDGLKTVYQSLTEIQVEVDQEVEQGDKIAEAGTNELDKEFGVHLDFEIYQNNEAVNPEQFIQS; from the coding sequence ATGAATGATAATAAAAAAGAGAATCAGCATGAACAAACTCCTGAAAATAAAGAAGGAGCTACAAATGTTCAAGCTGGATCATGGAAAAGGTTTTTTGGTAAGAAGTGGGTATTTCCGGCCATGTATATGGCAGCGGTTGTTTTAATTGTTAGTTTCATGGTCTATTTTCAAACCAATGATCAAACTAGTTTAACAGATCCAGAGTTAGGATTAGAAGTTTCTGAAGAAATTACCAATCCTGGATCAGAATCACAAACAGGTTTAGATGTCCCAGTTACCGTATCAGCCGAATCTATTGCATGGCCAGTAGAGAAAAGAGATGATTTAGAAATTATTCGTCATTTTTATGATGAGAATGGCGACAATGAAAGCAAACAGGCTGCGGTTGTTGAATTTGATGGGACGATGACGCCAAGTGTAGGGGTTTCTCTATCACATCCTGATGATGAAACTTTTGATGTACTAGCAGCTTTGAGTGGAAAGGTTACTAGAATTGAAAAGATTCCAGTTGCAGGAAATATAGTAGAAATCACGCATGAAGATGGTTTGAAAACGGTATATCAAAGTTTAACTGAAATACAGGTTGAAGTTGATCAAGAAGTTGAGCAAGGAGATAAAATAGCAGAAGCAGGAACAAATGAGCTTGATAAAGAGTTCGGTGTTCATCTAGATTTTGAAATTTATCAAAATAACGAAGCAGTAAATCCAGAACAATTTATCCAAAGTTAA
- the spoIID gene encoding stage II sporulation protein D, with amino-acid sequence MKIHRFILWFALWAGLLLLASFIIPVILVNEKEEDSNMVITRDELKNGVIEDENPIYVPIYMTNEKKIEVIPLETYVRGVIAAEMPIDFELEALKAQAIAARTYIFRRMVDQDFSNVPVEGAYVTDTVSHQVYLSEDKLKQRWTGDLYEKNMEKINRAVYETRGLVATYEDHPINSTFFSTSNGYTENSEDYWNVELPYLRSVQSPWDAEISPKFKNTLVFSSKEFFNKLKINPTQPASTGQSLFQILEWSEGHRIKKIAIGDVILTGREVRERLGLSSSQFEMIMVENQVQITSYGYGHGVGMSQWGANGMAKEGSTAEEILLHYYQGIEVVRVNPTL; translated from the coding sequence ATGAAAATTCATCGCTTTATTTTGTGGTTTGCTTTGTGGGCAGGTTTGCTTTTGCTTGCTAGTTTCATTATTCCTGTCATTCTAGTAAATGAAAAAGAAGAGGATTCCAACATGGTGATTACACGAGATGAATTGAAGAATGGAGTCATAGAAGATGAGAATCCAATATATGTCCCGATTTATATGACAAATGAGAAGAAGATTGAAGTGATTCCACTTGAGACCTACGTAAGAGGAGTGATTGCTGCAGAAATGCCGATTGATTTTGAACTTGAAGCTTTAAAAGCACAAGCGATAGCAGCCAGAACTTATATTTTTAGAAGGATGGTAGATCAAGATTTTAGTAACGTGCCGGTTGAAGGCGCTTATGTCACAGATACAGTTTCACATCAGGTATATTTATCTGAGGATAAACTAAAACAGAGATGGACAGGAGATCTTTATGAAAAAAATATGGAGAAAATCAATCGAGCGGTTTATGAAACGAGAGGTTTAGTAGCCACTTATGAGGATCACCCAATAAACTCTACTTTTTTCTCAACTAGTAATGGTTATACAGAAAATTCAGAGGACTATTGGAATGTAGAGCTTCCGTATTTACGCAGTGTACAAAGTCCATGGGATGCAGAAATTTCACCTAAGTTTAAAAATACGTTAGTGTTTTCCTCCAAGGAGTTTTTTAACAAATTAAAAATTAATCCTACACAGCCTGCTTCCACAGGTCAATCTTTGTTTCAAATATTAGAATGGTCAGAAGGACATAGAATTAAAAAAATAGCGATAGGTGATGTGATTTTAACTGGTAGAGAAGTCAGAGAGAGATTAGGTCTTTCATCTTCACAGTTTGAAATGATAATGGTAGAGAACCAAGTGCAAATCACTTCTTATGGTTATGGACACGGGGTTGGCATGAGTCAATGGGGAGCTAATGGAATGGCTAAGGAAGGAAGCACTGCTGAAGAAATTTTATTACATTATTATCAAGGAATTGAGGTTGTGAGAGTGAATCCAACTCTCTGA